A window of Corallococcus macrosporus DSM 14697 contains these coding sequences:
- a CDS encoding phage major capsid protein has protein sequence MSRLDNSTLLAKADLALADLTAGGGILQPAQAQKFMRLLIKQSVLLQQCTVVPMAAPKQQFSKLKFGSRILRPGQEATAVPAAQRVKPDLSQVELDAKLFKGEVRLSDEVLEDSIERGELRQTLMEMMADAISRDMEEILVNGDTASADPFLATLDGVLKQATSNVVDAAGAPISKDVLGDLLKSLPSEHLRDKSSMGFLLPASTRTWTTAARWRRGPRLSATSSSRATRRSSTRASRCGRFPSGRRTSARRMTAPRCCCATRRTSTSASGGRFASSLRGTSPRAR, from the coding sequence ATGAGCCGTCTCGACAACAGCACCCTCTTGGCCAAGGCGGACCTGGCCCTCGCCGACCTCACGGCCGGCGGCGGCATCCTCCAGCCCGCCCAGGCGCAGAAGTTCATGCGCCTGCTCATCAAGCAGTCCGTCCTGCTGCAGCAGTGCACCGTCGTCCCCATGGCGGCGCCCAAGCAGCAGTTCTCCAAGCTGAAGTTCGGCAGCCGCATCCTCCGTCCCGGTCAGGAGGCCACCGCCGTCCCCGCTGCCCAGCGCGTGAAGCCGGACCTCTCCCAGGTGGAGCTGGACGCCAAGCTCTTCAAGGGCGAAGTCAGGCTCAGCGACGAAGTGCTCGAAGACAGCATCGAGCGCGGCGAGCTGCGCCAGACGCTCATGGAGATGATGGCGGACGCCATCAGCCGCGACATGGAGGAGATCCTCGTCAACGGGGACACCGCCTCCGCCGACCCCTTCCTCGCCACGCTGGACGGCGTGCTGAAGCAGGCCACCAGCAACGTCGTGGACGCGGCCGGCGCGCCCATCTCCAAGGACGTCCTCGGCGACCTGCTCAAGTCGCTGCCCTCGGAGCACCTGCGCGACAAGAGCAGCATGGGGTTCCTCTTACCAGCGTCGACGCGGACCTGGACTACCGCAGCACGCTGGCGGAGAGGGCCACGGCTGTCGGCGACAAGTTCCTCGAGGGCGACGCGCCGGTCCTCTACTCGGGCGTCCCGCTGCGGCCGATTCCCCTCTGGCCGGAGAACCTCGGCGCGACGAATGACCGCACCGCGGTGTTGCTGTGCAACCCGAAGAACATCCACGTCGGCATCTGGCGGCAGATTCGCATCGAGTCTGCGCGGGACATCTCCGAGGGCACGCTGA